One genomic region from Onychostoma macrolepis isolate SWU-2019 chromosome 23, ASM1243209v1, whole genome shotgun sequence encodes:
- the ccdc30 gene encoding coiled-coil domain-containing protein 30 isoform X5: MEKREEKELDELTLRLQRDGVSPEAPAEERELHLWRLLQRNEDSLTAATEDLLTLRTQQASEMREVENYVEHIRNMLEERESLAAEYERDNEQLRAELALMKHQQDSQCKEVVEMLEQEGLAEISQSSASEQVAYLLVERVTLLERLEAAERKLDTQTLTGNLREVHLQEELDHMRHTLEEELRQQKESMNKESSVQSPWRKFFGVHKATLRAQNLPGHSEELSRERTDSQRLERDLEEASSRLAMAHKEIRHLTDELDLARKVQNSCVPDLQKTGEEVEQLKQEVDKLKQCDMVELQKAKERNERLDSEIRVLRDRVRSLDTERRTLLKLVEQSKLHLDQGISVTLEHNKIHSTQGVGNNVNPDPSLDVEDEILHKRCRRESEDKDSRLRELERRLQKQQREHEELVERNEELEALLGEAQNAAKEERERHECEIEVLQRKLSENIQDRLKFLEGRLAEEKGWRKQLEVDLSVTKVALKTEKEVMQRDHGELKKLRVEVQRLEVECQQGKTLNKNLTQIKGEKGILEEKVSQLERAQTRLQDNLTLQTENSRAEQDLRDSRGQVAELNSMVDKLRTELTRLEKEHSTLRDELMEKRGHVMQLQKELSEKAHERLQTDGERERLSLELLHVKQQLQYAREQMSRASQEHTANHKSAAEDDGHCQLACVKSEMSKLHSTLEQERQLAGQHQLALQAQISEAQARAKAQDSLLQQKGEENKQLRQDLQRTQHLFTSAERELRYEREKNLDLKRHNALLDQEKIKLCAELKQAQAKVAQLEGSAAGQVAELERLQQRVRDLELEVARSAQNRQTNSSLMEELNSERARVITADKKVVELQQQMKNMLHQLRLEEARAGESSKLERDTRDMSDNLSALRARLQEEQLQRKLLEQKDEELQQQVRSLRANEATLTRNNSEMSHRTQELETRLQVLESELNTAREEQRSSQKSCHRLEEHLLSSQHESERLQEELKLVVQQLDTNIRRYNEKQSQHKTKLRRAKQVFMKTVTQHEHRIQQLENDLALATSLSEKEKDWIRTVTEENDQLLLERRELLQRISEAEEMGNNGLRTATTIQQRVKFLEMENKQLQEKTLTLANQIGILDRALRNLQSLCTVEEVKKMFPSGAHPDGQLRTSTPSLQPGLGDSWGILDAIRKVNVGESGVKNLEISSSVPVSQSTEIGYLNVTSPVAPNSRLEQEESLSATSDEA, from the exons ATGGAAAAAAGAGAG GAAAAGGAGCTGGACGAGCTCACCCTCCGCTTGCAGAGAGACGGTGTGTCCCCTGAGGCTCCAGCAGAGGAGCGTGAGCTGCACCTGTGGCGTTTGCTCCAGCGCAACGAGGACAGCCTGACCGCTGCCACTGAAGACCTGCTGACTTTACGCACACAGCAGGCCAGCGAGATGAGAGAG GTGGAAAATTATGTGGAGCATATTCGAAACATGCTTGAGGAGCGGGAATCTCTTGCAGCGGAGTACGAACGTGACAACGAACAGCTCCGTGCTGAGCTCGCCCTAATGAAACACCAACAGG ACTCGCAGTGTAAGGAGGTGGTGGAGATGCTGGAGCAGGAGGGTTTAGCAGAGATCAGTCAGAGCAGTGCCAGTGAGCAGGTGGCCTATCTGCTGGTGGAGAGAGTCACTCTCCTGGAGAGACTGGAGGCTGCGGAAAGAAAACTGGACACCCAGACCCTCACTGGCAACCTCAGAGAGGTGCATCTGCAG GAAGAGCTGGATCATATGCGCCACACATTGGAAGAGGAACTCAGGCAGCAAAAGGAAAGTATGAATAAG GAATCATCAGTTCAAAGTCCTTGGAGGAAGTTCTTTGGTGTGCACAAGGCTACACTAAGAGCACAGAACCTTCCT GGCCACAGTGAAGAACTCAGTAGAGAACGCACAGATAGCCAGAGGCTGGAGAGGGATCTGGAAGAGGCATCGAGTCGTCTTGCTATGGCACATAAAGAGATTCGCCACCTGACGGATGAACTAGATCTCGCTCGTAAGGTCCAAAACTCGTGTG tacCTGACCTGCAGAAAACCGGGGAGGAAGTGGAGCagttgaaacaggaagtggaCAAGCTTAAACAGTGTG ATATGGTGGAGCTGCAGAAGGCCAAGGAACGCAATGAAAGACTGGATAGTGAGATTCGTGTGCTAAGGGATAGAGTTCGTTCCCTGGACACAGAGAGGAGGACTCTTCTTAAACTG GTTGAACAATCAAAGCTGCACTTGGATCAAGGGATCAGCGTAACTTTAGAACACAATAAAATACACTCTACACAG GGTGTTGGGAATAATGTCAATCCTGATCCATCACTGGATGTAGAGGATGAGATACTCCACAAAAG GTGTCGGAGAGAGTCTGAAGATAAGGACAGCCGTCTGCGAGAGCTGGAGAGGAGGTTGCAGAAGCAGCAGCGTGAGCATGAGGAGCTCGTGGAGAGGAATGAGGAGCTGGAGGCGCTGTTGGGGGAGGCGCAGAACGCAGCGAAAGAGGAGCGGGAGCGACATGAGTGTGAGATAGAGGTGTTACAGAGAAAG CTTAGCGAGAACATTCAAGACAGACTTAAGTTCCTCGAGGGACGTCTTGCTGAAGAAAAAGGTTGGAGGAAACAGCTGGAGGTGGATCTATCGGTAACCAAGGTTGCTCTCAAAACGGAAAAAGAG GTTATGCAAAGAGATCACGGGGAGCTGAAGAAATTACGTGTGGAGGTCCAGAGACTAGAGGTAGAATGTCAACAAGGAAAGACACTTAACAAGAACCTCACACAGATTAAAGGAGAAAAGGGAATTTTGGAAGAAaag GTGTCCCAGTTGGAGCGTGCTCAGACACGACTCCAGGACAACCTGACCCTTCAGACAGAGAACAGCCGGGCTGAACAGGACCTGAGAGACAGCAGGGGACAGGTGGCAGAGCTTAATTCTATGGTGGACAAGCTGAGAACAGAATTGACTCGACTAGAGAAGGAGCACAGCACTCTAAG GGATGAGCTGATGGAGAAGCGTGGGCATGTGATGCAGCTACAGAAGGAGCTCAGCGAGAAAGCCCACGAGAGGCTTCAGACTGACGGCGAGAGGGAGAGACTCAGTCTGGAGCTCCTGCATGTCAAACAGCAGCTCCAGTATGCTAGAGAGCAGATGTCCAGAGCATCACAGGAGCACACGGCCAACCACAAGTCTGCTGCAGAGGATGATGGGCATTGTCAG CTGGCCTGTGTGAAGTCAGAGATGAGTAAGCTACACTCCACCCTGGAGCAGGAGAGACAGCTGGCCGGCCAACACCAGCTGGCCCTGCAGGCCCAGATCAGTGAAGCTCAGGCCCGGGCTAAG GCTCAAGACTCACTCCTACAACAGAAGGGAGAGGAGAACAAACAGCTGAGACAGGACCTTCAGAGAACCCAGCATCTTTTCACTTCTGCAGAGCGAGAGCTACGctatgagagagagaaaaatctaGACCTTAAGAGACACAATGCACTGCTAGACCAGGAGAAGATCAAG CTGTGTGCAGAGCTGAAGCAGGCCCAGGCCAAAGTAGCCCAGCTGGAGGGGAGCGCAGCAGGACAGGTGGCAGAGCTGGAGAGACTCCAGCAGAGGGTCAGAGATCTGGAGCTGGAGGTGGCCAGAAGTGCTCAGAACCGACAGACTAACAGCAGCTTGATGGAGGAGCTTAATTCAGAGAGAGCACGTGTGATCACTGCTGACAAGAAG GTTGTAGAACTGCAGCAGCAAATGAAGAACATGCTGCACCAGCTACGTCTGGAGGAGGCCAGAGCGGGAGAATCCAGCAAACTGGAGAGAGACACCAGAGACATGTCTGATAACCTGTCTGCCCTCAGAGCCCGACTGCAAGAGGAGCAACTACAGAG AAAATTACTTGAGCAGAAAGATGAGGAACTCCAGCAGCAGGTGCGCTCATTGCGGGCGAACGAGGCGACTCTGACACGCAACAACTCAGAGATGTCTCACCGCACACAAGAGCTGGAGACACGGCTGCAGGTGCTAGAGAGTGAACTTAACACAGCTAGAGAAGAG CAGAGAAGCAGTCAGAAGAGCTGCCACAGGCTGGAAGAACATTTGCTGTCTTCCCAGCATGAGTCTGAGAGACTGCAGGAGGAACTGAAGCTGGTTGTTCAGCAGCTTGACACAAACATCCG GAGATACAATGAGAAACAGTCTCAGCACAAAACCAAGTTGCGCAGAGCTAAACAGGTCTTCATGAAGACAGTCACCCAACATGAGCACAGGATCCAGCAACTAGAGAATGATCTGGCTCTTGCTACAAGTCTCTCAGAGAAA GAGAAGGACTGGATTAGGACTGTGACAGAAGAAAACGACCAGCTCCTCCTGGAGAGACGAGAACTTCTGCAGCGAATAAGTGAAGCTGAGGAGATGGGAAATAATGGACTGAGAACCGCCACTACTATCCAGCAGAG AGTTAAATTCCTGGAGATGGAGAATAAACAGCTGCAAGAAAAAACTCTAACACTGGCCAATCAGATAGGAATTTTAGATCGCGCATTGAGAAACCTTCAGTCGCTGTGTACGGTCGAG GAGGTCAAGAAaatgtttccttctggagctcATCCTGATGGCCAGCTGCGAACATCAACTCCAAG TCTCCAGCCTGGGCTCGGTGACTCATGGGGAATATTGGATGCCATTCGCAAAGTCAATGTGGGTGAGTCTGGAGTGAAGAACCTGGAGATCTCCTCATCTGTGCCCGTTTCACAGTCCACTGAGATAGGCTACCTGAACGTGACCTCACCTGTGGCTCCGAACAGCAGGTTAGAGCAGGAAGAGAGTCTCAGTGCCACAAGCGATGAGGCCTGA
- the ccdc30 gene encoding coiled-coil domain-containing protein 30 isoform X4, whose translation MEKREEKELDELTLRLQRDGVSPEAPAEERELHLWRLLQRNEDSLTAATEDLLTLRTQQASEMREVENYVEHIRNMLEERESLAAEYERDNEQLRAELALMKHQQDSQCKEVVEMLEQEGLAEISQSSASEQVAYLLVERVTLLERLEAAERKLDTQTLTGNLREVHLQEELDHMRHTLEEELRQQKESMNKGHSEELSRERTDSQRLERDLEEASSRLAMAHKEIRHLTDELDLARKVQNSCVPDLQKTGEEVEQLKQEVDKLKQCDMVELQKAKERNERLDSEIRVLRDRVRSLDTERRTLLKLVEQSKLHLDQGISVTLEHNKIHSTQGVGNNVNPDPSLDVEDEILHKRCRRESEDKDSRLRELERRLQKQQREHEELVERNEELEALLGEAQNAAKEERERHECEIEVLQRKIKSIEEELSKRNSKKLEKKDEDQIRGTDSEIKLSENIQDRLKFLEGRLAEEKGWRKQLEVDLSVTKVALKTEKEVMQRDHGELKKLRVEVQRLEVECQQGKTLNKNLTQIKGEKGILEEKVSQLERAQTRLQDNLTLQTENSRAEQDLRDSRGQVAELNSMVDKLRTELTRLEKEHSTLRDELMEKRGHVMQLQKELSEKAHERLQTDGERERLSLELLHVKQQLQYAREQMSRASQEHTANHKSAAEDDGHCQLACVKSEMSKLHSTLEQERQLAGQHQLALQAQISEAQARAKAQDSLLQQKGEENKQLRQDLQRTQHLFTSAERELRYEREKNLDLKRHNALLDQEKIKLCAELKQAQAKVAQLEGSAAGQVAELERLQQRVRDLELEVARSAQNRQTNSSLMEELNSERARVITADKKVVELQQQMKNMLHQLRLEEARAGESSKLERDTRDMSDNLSALRARLQEEQLQRKLLEQKDEELQQQVRSLRANEATLTRNNSEMSHRTQELETRLQVLESELNTAREEQRSSQKSCHRLEEHLLSSQHESERLQEELKLVVQQLDTNIRRYNEKQSQHKTKLRRAKQVFMKTVTQHEHRIQQLENDLALATSLSEKEKDWIRTVTEENDQLLLERRELLQRISEAEEMGNNGLRTATTIQQRVKFLEMENKQLQEKTLTLANQIGILDRALRNLQSLCTVEEVKKMFPSGAHPDGQLRTSTPSLQPGLGDSWGILDAIRKVNVGESGVKNLEISSSVPVSQSTEIGYLNVTSPVAPNSRLEQEESLSATSDEA comes from the exons ATGGAAAAAAGAGAG GAAAAGGAGCTGGACGAGCTCACCCTCCGCTTGCAGAGAGACGGTGTGTCCCCTGAGGCTCCAGCAGAGGAGCGTGAGCTGCACCTGTGGCGTTTGCTCCAGCGCAACGAGGACAGCCTGACCGCTGCCACTGAAGACCTGCTGACTTTACGCACACAGCAGGCCAGCGAGATGAGAGAG GTGGAAAATTATGTGGAGCATATTCGAAACATGCTTGAGGAGCGGGAATCTCTTGCAGCGGAGTACGAACGTGACAACGAACAGCTCCGTGCTGAGCTCGCCCTAATGAAACACCAACAGG ACTCGCAGTGTAAGGAGGTGGTGGAGATGCTGGAGCAGGAGGGTTTAGCAGAGATCAGTCAGAGCAGTGCCAGTGAGCAGGTGGCCTATCTGCTGGTGGAGAGAGTCACTCTCCTGGAGAGACTGGAGGCTGCGGAAAGAAAACTGGACACCCAGACCCTCACTGGCAACCTCAGAGAGGTGCATCTGCAG GAAGAGCTGGATCATATGCGCCACACATTGGAAGAGGAACTCAGGCAGCAAAAGGAAAGTATGAATAAG GGCCACAGTGAAGAACTCAGTAGAGAACGCACAGATAGCCAGAGGCTGGAGAGGGATCTGGAAGAGGCATCGAGTCGTCTTGCTATGGCACATAAAGAGATTCGCCACCTGACGGATGAACTAGATCTCGCTCGTAAGGTCCAAAACTCGTGTG tacCTGACCTGCAGAAAACCGGGGAGGAAGTGGAGCagttgaaacaggaagtggaCAAGCTTAAACAGTGTG ATATGGTGGAGCTGCAGAAGGCCAAGGAACGCAATGAAAGACTGGATAGTGAGATTCGTGTGCTAAGGGATAGAGTTCGTTCCCTGGACACAGAGAGGAGGACTCTTCTTAAACTG GTTGAACAATCAAAGCTGCACTTGGATCAAGGGATCAGCGTAACTTTAGAACACAATAAAATACACTCTACACAG GGTGTTGGGAATAATGTCAATCCTGATCCATCACTGGATGTAGAGGATGAGATACTCCACAAAAG GTGTCGGAGAGAGTCTGAAGATAAGGACAGCCGTCTGCGAGAGCTGGAGAGGAGGTTGCAGAAGCAGCAGCGTGAGCATGAGGAGCTCGTGGAGAGGAATGAGGAGCTGGAGGCGCTGTTGGGGGAGGCGCAGAACGCAGCGAAAGAGGAGCGGGAGCGACATGAGTGTGAGATAGAGGTGTTACAGAGAAAG ATTAAAAGTATTGAGGAAGAACTGAGTAAGCGAAATAGTAAGAAACTTGAGAAGAAAGATGAAGATCAGATTCGTGGGACTGACTCTGAGATAAAG CTTAGCGAGAACATTCAAGACAGACTTAAGTTCCTCGAGGGACGTCTTGCTGAAGAAAAAGGTTGGAGGAAACAGCTGGAGGTGGATCTATCGGTAACCAAGGTTGCTCTCAAAACGGAAAAAGAG GTTATGCAAAGAGATCACGGGGAGCTGAAGAAATTACGTGTGGAGGTCCAGAGACTAGAGGTAGAATGTCAACAAGGAAAGACACTTAACAAGAACCTCACACAGATTAAAGGAGAAAAGGGAATTTTGGAAGAAaag GTGTCCCAGTTGGAGCGTGCTCAGACACGACTCCAGGACAACCTGACCCTTCAGACAGAGAACAGCCGGGCTGAACAGGACCTGAGAGACAGCAGGGGACAGGTGGCAGAGCTTAATTCTATGGTGGACAAGCTGAGAACAGAATTGACTCGACTAGAGAAGGAGCACAGCACTCTAAG GGATGAGCTGATGGAGAAGCGTGGGCATGTGATGCAGCTACAGAAGGAGCTCAGCGAGAAAGCCCACGAGAGGCTTCAGACTGACGGCGAGAGGGAGAGACTCAGTCTGGAGCTCCTGCATGTCAAACAGCAGCTCCAGTATGCTAGAGAGCAGATGTCCAGAGCATCACAGGAGCACACGGCCAACCACAAGTCTGCTGCAGAGGATGATGGGCATTGTCAG CTGGCCTGTGTGAAGTCAGAGATGAGTAAGCTACACTCCACCCTGGAGCAGGAGAGACAGCTGGCCGGCCAACACCAGCTGGCCCTGCAGGCCCAGATCAGTGAAGCTCAGGCCCGGGCTAAG GCTCAAGACTCACTCCTACAACAGAAGGGAGAGGAGAACAAACAGCTGAGACAGGACCTTCAGAGAACCCAGCATCTTTTCACTTCTGCAGAGCGAGAGCTACGctatgagagagagaaaaatctaGACCTTAAGAGACACAATGCACTGCTAGACCAGGAGAAGATCAAG CTGTGTGCAGAGCTGAAGCAGGCCCAGGCCAAAGTAGCCCAGCTGGAGGGGAGCGCAGCAGGACAGGTGGCAGAGCTGGAGAGACTCCAGCAGAGGGTCAGAGATCTGGAGCTGGAGGTGGCCAGAAGTGCTCAGAACCGACAGACTAACAGCAGCTTGATGGAGGAGCTTAATTCAGAGAGAGCACGTGTGATCACTGCTGACAAGAAG GTTGTAGAACTGCAGCAGCAAATGAAGAACATGCTGCACCAGCTACGTCTGGAGGAGGCCAGAGCGGGAGAATCCAGCAAACTGGAGAGAGACACCAGAGACATGTCTGATAACCTGTCTGCCCTCAGAGCCCGACTGCAAGAGGAGCAACTACAGAG AAAATTACTTGAGCAGAAAGATGAGGAACTCCAGCAGCAGGTGCGCTCATTGCGGGCGAACGAGGCGACTCTGACACGCAACAACTCAGAGATGTCTCACCGCACACAAGAGCTGGAGACACGGCTGCAGGTGCTAGAGAGTGAACTTAACACAGCTAGAGAAGAG CAGAGAAGCAGTCAGAAGAGCTGCCACAGGCTGGAAGAACATTTGCTGTCTTCCCAGCATGAGTCTGAGAGACTGCAGGAGGAACTGAAGCTGGTTGTTCAGCAGCTTGACACAAACATCCG GAGATACAATGAGAAACAGTCTCAGCACAAAACCAAGTTGCGCAGAGCTAAACAGGTCTTCATGAAGACAGTCACCCAACATGAGCACAGGATCCAGCAACTAGAGAATGATCTGGCTCTTGCTACAAGTCTCTCAGAGAAA GAGAAGGACTGGATTAGGACTGTGACAGAAGAAAACGACCAGCTCCTCCTGGAGAGACGAGAACTTCTGCAGCGAATAAGTGAAGCTGAGGAGATGGGAAATAATGGACTGAGAACCGCCACTACTATCCAGCAGAG AGTTAAATTCCTGGAGATGGAGAATAAACAGCTGCAAGAAAAAACTCTAACACTGGCCAATCAGATAGGAATTTTAGATCGCGCATTGAGAAACCTTCAGTCGCTGTGTACGGTCGAG GAGGTCAAGAAaatgtttccttctggagctcATCCTGATGGCCAGCTGCGAACATCAACTCCAAG TCTCCAGCCTGGGCTCGGTGACTCATGGGGAATATTGGATGCCATTCGCAAAGTCAATGTGGGTGAGTCTGGAGTGAAGAACCTGGAGATCTCCTCATCTGTGCCCGTTTCACAGTCCACTGAGATAGGCTACCTGAACGTGACCTCACCTGTGGCTCCGAACAGCAGGTTAGAGCAGGAAGAGAGTCTCAGTGCCACAAGCGATGAGGCCTGA